One Plasmodium cynomolgi strain B DNA, chromosome 12, whole genome shotgun sequence genomic region harbors:
- a CDS encoding hypothetical protein (putative): MNHIDVCKKYRLRKTDLCGVYSRSPWRSDTNGEKNCTERRRMNHQGDGSKSGSASKQKEKGLDGQKKKNSFPPVGTFLNSSILDKGIETIWNSLKRDEDNSVDLFNVDVYSSLTERGKEKFQKVILPYLLHNAQKVDELKNILFEDEANPSGEFHFKNVCQVKRVANENDLCLLAKWEGGSRLQMKTPPPEMLIISRKAFFKIIQKECFVKDGPEHKNEVLLRTIQQMWKYKEVFFSNNEENALLRGDISERYFTLSDWKKWSEPSYKTGEPPLLGEDYHVMENENMLNDVIHESIMLMSKNSGLRRSTEEEDPKKGDLSKGTLKRRKFTQMGGSRREKKCVDPMGILKAFLKKDSIGVGHNDALRELRECTFQPNVRKFVEAEVGHVAREKVLQRGEKSEMHIKADMDANVDAKTEREDLFKQAGGHITSDVHKRLLEESSAQHANRGMEDERVAKYLQMCCLSYGVDMEKESKQSTYKRHDTTRQPTHRESRKIWRSRTPKVSSYTFEASMMGARKNANVRTPNGKNAWIDGLRGGYISNYFNFSVVDKNGALCGLGACKHDYSRDIRLHGRRLKTKVIPNVDLSNNMLRSPFSNANCLAEGVDTPGGSLIPSRNTWVDDGRNKIDGDRTIRRGEKKKSPSRASQPFLPLHNSQLTTAKWESQNVRAEGSNQLAGKITGGCSSFAPSDPPKVIAVKWEKSLDDMEKELLCLPQSVRFVQIC; this comes from the exons atgaaccataTTGATGTGTGCAAAAAGTACCGTCTTAGAAAGACCGATCTATGTGGAGTCTATTCCAGATCGCCATGGAGAAGTGACacaaatggtgaaaaaaactgCACTGAACGTAGAAGGATGAACCATCAAGGGGATGGAAGTAAAAGTGGGTCAGCTTccaaacaaaaagaaaaagggttagatggacagaaaaaaaaaaactcctttcCCCCAGTCGGCACATTTCTCAATAGTTCTATTCTGGACAAAGGAATTGAAACAATTTGGAATTCTCTAAAAAGGGATGAAGATAATTCCGTGGATTTGTTCAACGTGGATGTTTATTCATCTTTgacagaaaggggaaaagaaaaatttcaaaaagttATTTTACCCTACCTCTTACACAATGCACAGAAGGTGGATgaactaaaaaatattttatttgaagaTGAGGCTAATCCAAGTGGTGAGTTCCATTTTAAGAATGTGTGTCAGGTGAAGAGAGTAGCTAACGAGAATGACTTGTGTTTGctggcaaaatgggaaggggGAAGTAGGCTGCAGATGAAGACCCCTCCCCCTGAAATGTTGATTATATCGAGAAAggcgttttttaaaataatacagAAGGAATGCTTTGTTAAAGATGGACCAGAACATAAGAATGAGGTGTTACTCAGGACGATCCAACAAATGTGGAAATATAAGGAggtgtttttttccaataatGAGGAGAATGCCCTTCTAAGGGGGGACATTTCAGAGAGGTATTTTACCCTTTCTGATTGGAAGAAGTGGAGCGAGCCGAGCTACAAAACAGGAGAACCTCCTCTCTTAGGGGAAGACTACCATGTGAtggaaaacgaaaatatgCTCAATGATGTCATCCACGAGAGCATAATGCTGATGTCAAAAAATAGTGGACTGAGACGTAGcacagaggaggaggaccccaaaaaaggagacctATCAAAGGGCACACTTAAGAGGAGAAAATTCACTCAAATGGGGGGTTcaagaagggaaaagaaatgCGTCGACCCGATGGGCATATTGAAGGCATTCCTAAAAAAGGACTCCATCGGGGTAGGGCACAACGACGCGCTAAGAGAACTGCGTGAATGCACGTTTCAGCCGAATGTTCGCAAGTTTGTGGAAGCCGAAGTGGGCCACGTGGCACGGGAAAAAGTGCTccagaggggggaaaaaagcgaGATGCACATCAAAGCGGATATGGACGCAAACGTCGATGCAAAAACCGAGCGAGAGGATCTGTTCAAACAGGCGGGTGGTCACATAACAAGCGATGTGCACAAACGCCTGTTGGAAGAGTCCTCAGCCCAGCATGCAAATCGAGGGATGGAAGATGAGCGCGTCGCGAAGTATCTGCAAATGTGCTGTCTGTCGTACGGGGTTGATATg GAAAAAGAGTCCAAACAGAGTACATATAAGCGTCACGATACTACGCGGCAACCAACGCATAGAGAGAGCAGGAAGATATGGCGAAGCAGGACACCAAAGGTGAGTAGTTACACTTTCGAAGCAAGCATGATGGGTGCgcgaaaaaatgctaatgtTAGAACTCctaatgggaaaaatgccTGGATTGATGGGCTCCGCGGAGGCTACATAAGTAATTACTTTAACTTCTCAGTTGTGGATAAAAATGGTGCACTGTGTGGGTTGGGTGCTTGCAAACACGACTACAGTAGGGACATACGATTGCATGGCAGAAGGCTAAAAACGAAAGTTATACCTAATGTGGACTTATCGAACAACATGCTTCgttcacctttttcaaaTGCAAATTGCCTTGCCGAGGGGGTGGATACTCCTGGGGGTTCGCTCATCCCAAGTCGTAATACCTGGGTTGATGATGGCAGGAACAAAATTGACGGCGATAGGACCATCAGGcgtggtgagaaaaaaaaatcaccatCCAGGGCTAGTCAAccttttcttccgcttcaCAACAGTCAACTGACaactgcaaaatgggaatcTCAAAATGTGAGAGCTGAGGGGAGCAACCAGCTGGCCGGAAAAATAACCGGAGGGTGTTCTTCGTTTGCGCCAAGTGACCCTCCGAAGGTCATTGCGGTGAAGTGGGAAAAGTCACTGGACGATATGGAGAAAGAGCTGTTGTGCTTGCCCCAGTCGGTCCGCTTCGTACAgatttgttaa
- a CDS encoding helicase (putative), whose product MRGFNNYNRYANFPDYTNPYVNYQAAAYGQFRPNYGDYSGHTGMPNNNSNNSSNLGKNLMQIDWTNVKLVPFEKNFYKEHDDISNLTAKEVKDIRDKHRITILEGEGVPNPVESISKIGFPDYVLKSLKNNNIVTPTPIQIQGWPIALSGKDMIGKAETGSGKTLAFILPAFVHILAQPSLKYGDGPVVLVMAPTRELAEQIRQECIKFSIESKIRNTCAYGGVPKSGQIYALKQGVHILIACPGRLIDLLEQNVTNLMRVTYLVLDEADKIAPCTSREHEKIANLKLLLQRIFRDNDRIIVFVETKKNADFITKALRLDGVPALCIHGDKKQDERRWVLNDFKTGKSPILIATDVASRGLDIKDVKYVINFDFPNQIEDYVHRIGRTGRAGAHGASFTFLTSDKYRLARDLVKILRESEQPVPPQLEKISYTAVNNPRRNPYYGYGRSSHNVNNIPLKGSNRYY is encoded by the exons atgagaggcTTCAACAACTACAACCGATACGCTAACTTCCCGGATTACACCAACCCGTACGTGAACTACCAAGCGGCGGCCTACGGGCAATTCAGGCCCAATTATGGAGATTACTCAGGTCATACGGGTATGCCCAATAATAATAGTAACAACTCAAGTAACCTAGGCAAAAACTTAATGCAAATTGATTGGACCAATGTGAAATTAGTTCCATTTGAGAAGAACTTTTATAAAGAACATGATGATATAAGTAATTTGACAGCGAAGGAAGTGAAAGATATTCGAGACAAACACAGAATTACCATTTTGGAAGGAGAGGGGGTTCCCAATCCTGTAGAATCTATTAGCAAAATTGGATTTCCAGACTATGTTTTAAAATCGcttaaaaataacaatattgTTACTCCGACTCCTATTCAAATACAAGGCTGGCCGATAGCTCTTTCTGGAAAGGATATGATCGGAAAGGCTGAAACAGGAAGTGGAAAAACATTAGCTTTTATTTTGCCCGcatttgttcacattttaGCTCAACCAAGTTTAAAGTATGGAGATGGACCAGTCGTTTTAGTGATGGCTCCCACGAGAGAGTTAGCTGAACAGATTAGACAAGAATGCATTAAATTTTCTATAGAATCCAAAATAAGGAATACATGTGCTTATGGAGGTGTGCCAAAGAGTGGTCAAATTTATGCCCTCAAACAAGGggttcatattttaattgCTTGTCCAGGTCGTCTAATCGATTTATTGGAACAGAATGTAACCAACCTAATGAGAGTTACCTATTTAGTTTTGGACGAAGCCGACAAAAT CGCGCCATGTACCTCTCGT GAACATGAAAAGATAGCAAACCTGAAGTTGCTGCTTCAGAGAATATTCCGCGACAACGACAGAATCATCGTCTTTGtggaaacgaagaaaaatgcaGATTTTATCACCAAAGCTTTGAGGCTAGATGGTGTGCCTGCCTTATGTATACATGGGGATAAGAAACAGGATGAAAGAAGGTGGGTACTGAATGACTTCAAAACAGGAAAGAGTCCCATCCTGATTGCAACAGATGTAGCTTCCAGAGGACTAGATATAAAGGATGTAAAATATGTCATTAATTTTGATTTCCCTAATCAAATTGAAGATTATGTACACAGAATTGGGAGAACAGGTCGAGCAGGAGCTCACGGAGCttcgttcacttttttaacatCCGATAAGTATAGACTAGCTAGAGATTTAGTTAAAATACTGAGAGAATCGGAACAACCCGTACCTCCACagctggaaaaaatatcctaCACAGCTGTTAACAACCCAAGGAGGAACCCCTACTACGGTTATGGTCGTTCATCACataatgtaaataatattccGCTAAAGGGAAGCAATAGATattactaa
- a CDS encoding hypothetical protein (putative), producing the protein MIPHSHECKSQKEEERRSHLNDQVVRDYTNGRNVCSFPQDVKNVGSDGSCKVSEGNSLRCMSGNDDHNGCSSGRVSPCDDSRCDNVVEKKKKKPFLHELCKNYVKLTLHRPCCIMLSVTIGLLIVTLMSISFYLNIFSEEENRSEVLGAILRKTIGEEFTKMNVAKASDVVIHTSDSIGNEVEHFFNFYKKEKTATLLFYLDKEEDKTILQYDTLRDIFFLVQFFKQMNIGSKKNWSEMCKRFDVPMLESKCFVLGLFTISELQNPEYDTTLNWEEYFDDLLEKDERSLDRFFYNALIYLPNFLYHPHKFDIKRTKIKDITSDISKNVEAFLFVFNFDEGIDDSSLNEWYRLLNMHVKLINAREKEFVTIHNLDSSTYVHEINQNRNWSMAVVNEKILEDNEQSSISVGFKSNYLFAILSFFFMVIYVCSISSDGLKHNGEDKGGEAKIWRRFLLILCVYSLTFFSFFSTFFINLVFQINVLRIYLLNFFPLFFLSFLFCCVNIFYRNKYVVGPSKMIIRRMRSANNSKNTSVDMTKYYLRASYNSLYFVGKITLIILAVYLVGFSCTYRIVNVFSLNSALSIVCLFLYYATFFNNMFGLLFYRDRYLLLSPSQSLPLAKSVCSSLGDQPDQHVIAFSEVAPSGMVVQNGCTSSGNSPRGESQTSPNERCACEGTDGKKNHIKSCIYPNGLFLSFLISNEKIHLDVYHYMTKESPLRRFIQNLEKRAGFVIEPAYLVLPSSDEFDYEDEENADLIIKLVNEMKEEGCIHEPIVSWVHAFELLKNACRNVDSFSNQYDLVRYKKLCHDITPQRESKELHLNRLKEIFFEDEEKTCDSFYQIVYEWMIHKEEGAYDSKFFKIKTVYGGEIGHILPQYYIIRPHLFNADYVKMDDPYSISSSRIGFLLRNYPSNQAKNLENMNRIKNIVKRSNLKNAYFYSETYVLYNQATRFMSECKVMIIFYFLIYLFSLYMFNTMGVVMIFQFWLCYNLSALYFMHRFAVNTDAITIILLKMGAVISLSHYMYGTLFFKSIMLDRKNYSNSMRQSYPYLMFLVLYLISFTLEDYASNVLRLLILNHVVWFFLYSLTIFYVHKMYVNRA; encoded by the exons ATGATTCCCCACAGCCACGAGTGTAAGTcccaaaaggaagaggaaagGAGGAGCCATTTGAACGATCAAGTGGTGCGTGACTACACTAATGGTAGAAATGTATGCTCCTTTCCTcaggatgtaaaaaatgtaggcTCGGACGGTAGCTGCAAAGTGTCGGAAGGAAATTCCCTTCGCTGCATGAGTGGGAACGATGACCATAATGGTTGTTCAAGCGGAAGAGTATCCCCTTGTGATGACTCAAGATGCGACAATGtagtggaaaagaaaaagaagaaaccttttcttcacgagttatgcaaaaattatgtaaagCTGACCTTGCACAGACCATGTTGCATCATGCTAAGTGTAACCATAGGATTGTTAATTGTCACTCTAATGAGTATCTCCTTTTACCTGAACATATTTAGTGAGGAGGAAAATAGGTCCGAAGTATTGGGTGCTATTCTGAGAAAGACAATTGGAGAggaattcacaaaaatgaatgtaGCCAAAGCGAGTGATGTAGTGATTCACACAAGTGACAGTATAGGGAACGAAGtcgaacatttttttaatttttataaaaaggaaaaaacagcaaCGTTGTTGTTTTATCTTGATAAGGAGGAGGATAAAACGATTCTGCAATACGATACGTTGAGGGATATCTTCTTCttggtgcaattttttaagcaaatgaatataggaagtaaaaaaaattggagtgAAATGTGTAAAAGGTTTGATGTTCCTATGCTGGAGTCTAAATGCTTCGTGCTAGGTTTGTTCACCATTTCGGAACTTCAAAATCCAGAATATGACACGACACTTAATTGGGAAGAGTATTTTGATGATCTCCTAGAAAAGGACGAAAGATCTTTGGACAGATTTTTCTACAACGCACTTATTTATttgcccaattttttatatcatccTCATAAGTTTGACATTAAGAGGACCAAGATAAAGGACATAACATCTGACATTTCTAAAAATGTGGAggcctttttatttgtcttcAATTTCGATGAAGGTATTGACGATTCCTCTCTAAATGAGTGGTATCGTCTGTTAAACATGCATGTGAAATTAATAAATGCGAGAGAAAAAGAGTTTGTAACGATTCACAATTTGGACAGCAGTACTTATGTTCACGAAATAAATCAGAATAGGAATTGGAGCATGGCAGTTGTGAATGAAAAGATACTGGAGGATAACGAGCAGTCATCGATCAGTGTTGGTTTTAAATCGAATTACttatttgccattttgtccttcttctttatgGTCATTTATGTATGTTCCATTTCTTCGGACGGTTTGAAGCATAACGGAGAAGAcaagggaggagaagcgaaaaTTTGGAGGAGGTTTTTACTTATCCTATGTGTATATTCCCtgacgtttttttccttcttctccacctTCTTCATCAATTTGGTTTTCCAAATTAATGTTCTacgaatttatttattaaattttttccccctcttttttctaaGCTTCCTATTTTGCTGCGTCAACATATTTTATCGCAACAAGTACGTAGTGGGACCTTCCAAAATGATAATCCGTAGAATGAGGAGCGCAAACAATTCGAAGAACACGTCTGTAGATATgactaaatattatttgcgAGCTAGCTACAattcactttattttgtggGAAAAATTACCCTGATCATTTTGGCTGTATACCTGGTTGGGTTTTCCTGCACATACAGAATCGTCAACGTCTTTTCGCTAAACTCGGCCTTATCCATCGTTTGTCTATTTCTGTACTACGCTACGTTTTTTAACAACATGTTCGGCCTTTTGTTTTACAGGGACAGGTACTTACTGTTGTCACCATCTCAGTCGTTACCACTTGCGAAGTCGGTATGTAGCTCGTTGGGGGATCAGCCCGACCAGCACGTTATAGCCTTTTCAGAGGTGGCACCCAGTGGAATGGTGGTACAGAATGGCTGCACATCGAGTGGCAACTCTCCACGCGGGGAGAGCCAGACATCCCCGAATGAACGCTGCGCATGCGAAGGTACGGATGGGAAGAAGAATCACATAAAAAGTTGCATTTACCCGAATG GGCTCTTTCTAAGTTTCCTAATAAGCaacgaaaaaattcaccTTGATGTGTACCATTACATGACGAAGGAATCGCCACTGAGAAGGTTTATCCAAAACTTGGAGAAAAGGGCGGGTTTCGTAATCGAGCCAGCATACTTGGTTTTGCCTTCTTCCGACGAGTTCGACTacgaagatgaagaaaacgcAGATTTGATAATAAAGCTAGTAAACGAAATGAAGGAGGAAGGATGCATTCATGAGCCCATTGTGTCTTGGGTTCATGCATTTGAATTACTAAAAAATGCCTGCCGTAATGTAGACTCTTTTAGTAATCAGTACGACTTGGTTCgctataaaaaattatgtcatGATATCACTCCACAGAGAGAGAGCAAAGAACTCCATTTGAATAgattaaaagaaattttttttgaagatgAGGAAAAGACATGTGATAGTTTTTACCAAATTGTGTACGAATGGATGATTCACAAAGAGGAGGGGGCATATGatagtaaattttttaagattaaAACGGTTTACGGTGGGGAAATTGGCCACATACTCCCCCAGTACTACATCATAAGGCCACACTTGTTCAACGCCGATTACGTGAAG aTGGACGACCCGTACAGCATATCGAGCAGTCGAATAGGCTTCCTCCTGCGTAATTACCCATCCAACCAAGCAAAGAACttggaaaatatgaacagaataaaaaatattgtaaaaaggagtaacttaaaaaatgcgtATTTTTACTCAGAAACATACGTACTATACAATCAAGCTACCAGATTTATGTCAGAATGCAAAgtgatgataattttttactttttgatttatttattttctttgtaCATGTTCAATACCATGGGGGTGGTAATGATATTTCAGTTTTGGCTCTGCTACAATTTAAGTGCGCTTTATTTTATGCATAGATTTGCAGTCAACACTGACGCGATAacgattattttattaaaaatgggagcaGTCATATCTTTGTCTCATTACATGTATGGAACTCTCTTTTTTAAGTCCATCATGCTAGAcaggaaaaattattccaaCAGCATGCGGCAGTCCTACCCCTATTTGATGTTCCTAGTGCTGT ACCTTATTAGCTTCACCCTGGAAGATTACGCATCGAACGTTTTGCGGTTGCTCATCCTGAACCACGTCGTCTGGTTCTTCCTATACAgcttaacaattttttacgtCCACAAAATGTACGTGAATAGGGCATGA
- a CDS encoding hypothetical protein (putative) codes for MAAKIRYSVHTTNKYSVFDTDNSDEENESKALKEAKKREINSAHEERSHSNNPEKKKITEIKEHKPTVATKDVGAKKVTGYNDRYNSKYPVSSINELHESSQGRGNRESYHLRGNNIRSKFPRKRGVGGSVGTGYSNTSTNILSSNNYYRGSRNHDYKMGTDRRNYNSAYNYNKFDHREKIFNEYSDSRSKYGSIKREAHVESISKNNEESKNVARKHDSVTIDYDLYRKQQEKKLISSKIVIENTDKKTKKNTLHSEKSKDTTNGTSTTKRNDHADDEIKSDHPKRKAINVYQYILEKGGRVDRIPGFRRGYRSYKKSDEANWNNKMDGKAKIHIDEKLFKKRDPPNINDTRAFPSLTSK; via the exons ATGGCGGCGAAGATTCGATACAGCGTCCACACGACGAACAAGTACTCCGTGTTCGATACGGACAACTCAGATGAAGAGAATGAAAGCAAAGCATTGAAGGAAGCCAAGAAGCGCGAAATAAATAGTGCCCATGAGGAGAGGTCCCACAGTAACAACCCAG aaaaaaaaaagataaccGAAATAAAGGAACACAAACCAACCGTGGCAACTAAAGATGTTGGTGCCAAAAAAGTCACCGGGTACAACGACAGGTATAATAGCAAATACCCTGTATCATCAATCAACGAGTTACATGAAAGTAGCCAAGGCAGAGGTAACCGCGAGAGTTACCATCTAAGGGGCAATAATATAAGAAGTAAATTCCCTCGCAAGAGAGGAGTAGGAGGTAGCGTCGGAACAGGATACAGTAACACATCTACGAATATTTTATCTAGCAATAATTACTATAGAGGTTCGAGGAACCATGATTATAAGATGGGCACCGACAGGAGGAACTATAACTCTGCGTATAATTATAACAAGTTCGACCACAGAGAG AAAATCTTCAACGAATACAGCGATAGCAGAAGCAAGTATGGAAGCATAAAGAGAGAAGCACACGTAGAATccataagtaaaaataacgAAGAGAGCAAAAACGTGGCAAGGAAACATGACTCAGTTACTATTGATTATGATCTGTATAGAAAACagcaggagaaaaaattaatttcaagTAAAATTGTGATAGAGAATACTGAtaagaagacaaaaaaaaatacattacatagtgaaaaaagtaaagatACAACAAATGGTACGAGCACGACAAAACGAAATGACCATGCGgatgatgaaataaaatcgGATCATCCTAAGAGGAAAGCAATAAATGTTTATCAgtatattttggaaaaagggggaagagtTGATAGAATCCCAGGATTTCGTAGAGGTTATCGAAGCTATAAAAAATCGGATGAAGCCAATtggaataataaaatggatgGCAAGGCGAAAATACATATAGACGagaaactttttaaaaagagagaCCCGCCCAACATTAACGATACGCGGGCCTTCCCATCCCTGACTAGCAAATAA
- a CDS encoding RNA binding protein (putative) — translation MTDVQIQNQTSLSTSKKEFESRYDERALRILCVKNISKETKESELLDIFKQFGSIESINLKVNTSIGPYAIYAHVLFSAPEEAKRCLKQMNGKFLIIQMITLCIPLCPPALSHDGMLNDDSVNPYDSEATGFREHEVGFLHSIKNFAISHIWLCYLFHANKRLRTGGSNSMENVNLGSASSLTGLPSVNGNDVEINKLVKTYEENKVQNKPTGDAKNRQVEEMLQSVIKDGMNKPPRIKLYLCDHLRQCAQHVFNRPAVDISVTSNTINNTHSSTMVSKEFKGNIHMNANATNPGAPLYHTEQNNLLTGGKNSSTLKEPSKHHMLNNGIANKEGQLHGNEKLLSSLHSGGSTIPNMGLNNPTSNVKYALWKGTLEMKNKENLSVIGYAVNGDVKKFLNNSISSIVISHRKKMKTLPKIEATYYFQIENKEDENILDTYRNYFNSKDRVGLSSTSDDWHMYIIFPGSAIFKEFCNSVGGINSFGGGNSSNNFNNIFLGVVCYNPQFFDKKDGVAAQDGVAFQDGVAVQDSVAALDGVAAQGGVTVKDSTAANFNQQESPMTNVNQIHVNKNFQILSNHHQNKFTNSVAAVGAAGRVMKSNINGNNHSNLYGDFAKQQGGGGPSNAVANNFPLHSSNTFNNVQGVKKNNILVGNNMPHGNSNNHGGFPNANKSDGITAVTTQVMPSRSDPNVQKGAMAAQNNSTTQLNQENDTSNELSEPTRKEENKNEVPNWLNQFSSLAAYLVKK, via the exons ATGACCGATGTGCAAATACAAAATCAAACTAGTTTGAGTACTAGTAAAAAAGAGTTTGAGAGTAGATATGATGAAAGGGCGCTTAGAATTTTATGCGTAAAAAACATATCAAAAGAGACAAAAGAAAGTGAACTGTTGGACATATTCAAACAATTTGGTTCTATCGAAAGTATCAATCTTAAAGTGAACACAAGTATCGGACCGTATGCCATATATGCCCACGTTCTCTTTAGCGCTCCCGAGGAGGCTAAAAGATGTCTAAAGCAAATGAACGGGAAGTTTCTAA TTATTCAAATGATCACCCTCTGCATTCCGCTGTGCCCCCCAGCATTGTCTCAC GATGGCATGCTAAATGACGATAGCGTTAACCCGTATGACTCGGAGGCAACCGGTTTTAGGGAACACGAGGTAGGATTTTTACACAGCATTAAGAATTTTGCGATTTCGCACATATGGTTATGTTACTTATTC CATGCAAATAAGCGATTACGCACGGGTGGAAGCAACTCCATGGAGAATGTCAATTTGGGCAGTGCGAGCAGTTTGACCGGCCTGCCAAGTGTAAACGGCAACGACGTAGAGATTAACAAGTTGGTAAAGACGTACGAAGAGAATAAAGTGCAAAATAAACCAACCggggatgcaaaaaataggCAAGTAGAAGAAATGTTACAGTCCGTAATTAAGGATGGCATGAACAAACCCCCCAGGATAAAACTGTACTTGTGTGATCATTTGAGGCAGTGCGCCCAGCACGTCTTTAACAGACCCGCCGTAGATATCAGTGTGACAAGTAATACAATAAACAACACGCATAGTAGCACTATGGTTAGTAAAGAATTCAAGGGGAATATCCACATGAACGCAAATGCCACCAACCCTGGTGCACCACTGTACCACACCGAACAGAATAACCTTTTAACAGGGGGGAAGAATTCCTCAACGTTGAAAGAACCTAGCAAGCACCATATGTTGAACAATGGGATAGCGAATAAGGAAGGACAGCTCCacggaaatgaaaaactCTTATCCTCCTTGCATAGCGGTGGAAGTACCATTCCCAATATGGGATTAAACAATCCCACTAGTAATGTGAAGTACGCCCTGTGGAAAGGAACCCTcgaaatgaagaataaagaaaatctCAGCGTTATCGGATATGCTGTAAACGGggacgtaaaaaaatttctgaacaATAGCATCTCCAGCATAGTCATAAgtcacagaaaaaaaatgaaaacactTCCAAAAATAGAAGCCACGTATTATTTCCAAATAGAGAATAAAGAagacgaaaatattttggataCCTATAGAAACTATTTCAATAGTAAGGATAGAGTTGGATTATCCTCCACAAGTGACGATtggcatatgtatattatctTCCCAGGaagtgccatttttaaagaGTTCTGCAACAGCGTTGGAGGTATTAACAGCTTTGGTGGTGGAAACAGCtcaaacaattttaataatatcttCCTGGGGGTTGTATGTTATAATCCACAATTTTTCGATAAAAAAGATGGTGTGGCTGCTCAAGACGGTGTGGCTTTTCAAGACGGTGTGGCTGTTCAAGACAGCGTGGCTGCTCTAGATGGTGTGGCTGCTCAAGGCGGTGTGACCGTGAAAGATAGCACAGCTGCCAATTTTAATCAGCAAGAATCTCCCATGACAAATGTCAACCAAATCCATGTGAATAAGAACTTTCAAATTTTGAGCAATCATCATCAGAACAAGTTTACCAATTCAGTTGCAGCGGTGGGTGCTGCAGGGAGAGTGATGAAGAGTAACATCAACGGAAACAACCACAGTAACCTTTATGGCGATTTTGCTAAGCAGCAGGGGGGAGGTGGCCCCAGCAATGCAGTGGCTAATAATTTCCCGCTTCATAGTAGTAACACGTTCAATAACGTGCAAGgtgtgaagaagaataacATCCTTGTAGGTAACAACATGCCCCACGGCAACAGTAACAACCATGGAGGCTTCCCCAATGCGAACAAGTCCGATGGAATCACAGCAGTGACAACGCAAGTCATGCCGTCCCGCAGTGATCCCAACGTTCAAAAAGGGGCCATGGCAGCCCAGAATAATTCTACCACCCAGCTGAACCAGGAGAATGACACCTCCAATGAGTTAAGCGAACCAActcgaaaggaagaaaacaaaaatgaagtccCCAATTGGCTCAATCAGTTTAGTTCATTAGCAGCATATCTTGTCAAAAAatag
- a CDS encoding hypothetical protein (putative) translates to VRICIKGEIFVFSKWRSQIGVFLKCTEIPKKGKEGEKKRKGKQISKQRSKRKCPPNCLKFYNFKIISKWVKNNKRTNEHIAERATQMAFEKWKATSSAQNKKIIRKAFALFTNC, encoded by the coding sequence GTTCGAATTTGCATAAAGGgagaaatttttgttttctcaaaatggcGTTCTCAAATAGGTGTCTTCTTAAAATGTACGGAaataccaaaaaaaggaaaggaaggggaaaagaaacgaaaaggaaaacaaataagCAAACAACGAAGCAAGCGAAAGTGCCCCCCCAATTGCTTGAAATTTTACaactttaaaattatttccaaATGGGTGAAAAATAACAAACGAACGAATGAGCACATTGCCGAACGCGCGACACAAATGGCCtttgaaaaatggaaagccACCAGCTCtgcgcaaaataaaaaaattattcgtAAGGCGTTCGCACTTTTTACTAACTGTTAA
- a CDS encoding hypothetical protein (putative) — MDQKKNDNPPGCKKYGTLGIKKDDHVEILKNLNSTIKEFQKNFELLNKYYSIKDLESVLNPVQYAEYNSFLAYSICSIFHSYLKISGDFLSNHPIKNELKKVQLLMKEIKEKNQENNEDKRSLTINKEATKRIIDSCISYNKDLKKRKHFK; from the coding sequence atggaccaaaaaaaaaatgacaaccCCCCAGGGTGCAAGAAATACGGTACActaggaataaaaaaagatgacCATGTAgaaattcttaaaaatttaaactcGACCATTAAAgagtttcaaaaaaattttgaactACTAAACAAGTATTATTCGATAAAAGATTTGGAAAGTGTGTTAAACCCTGTGCAGTATGCTGAATACAATTCATTTCTTGCCTACTCCATTTGTtctatttttcattcctatTTGAAAATATCGGGCGACTTTCTCAGTAATCATcccattaaaaatgaattaaaaaaggtacaatTATTgatgaaagaaataaaggaaaaaaaccaagaaaataatgaagataAAAGATCTCTCACAATTAATAAGGAAGCCACCAAAAGGATAATTGATTCGTGTATTTCGTACAataaagatttaaaaaaaagaaaacattttaaatga